CCAGATACGCCAGTGCGGCGAGCGCCAGCACGAGCGCGATCCCACCGAAGACGAAGGTGTTGCGCACGATGGTCAGGGTCTGCGCCTCGACATCCATCGGGAAGATGAAGTACAGGTCGTAGGCGCCGGCATTCGGCACCTCCAACCGGCTTCCGATCAGGACCGCCGGCACCGAGCCGCGAGCGTCGGTGTCCGGGACGGTGATGATCTTGACCTGCTCGTGGTCGGGATCCTCCTTCAGCGCCAGGCGGATGTCCGGGGGGATCATGTCCGGGTCGGCGCCCTGGGTACTGACGTCGCCCAGGGACACGGCCGTGTTGCCCTCCGCCTGGATGATGACCACCCGTCGTGACGTGTCCGAGCCCGGCGACGCGACCTGCTGGGCGATCTGCCGGGCGGCGACCCGCAACGAGGTGAGGTCGGTGCGGTCACCGTTGGAGAAGGTGTTCTGGGCGATCTGCCGCTGCGATTGCGCTTCCTGCTGAGCGGAGTTGATCGCGTTGGTGACCAGACCATCGGCGATGCGTTGGTACATGTAGGAGCCGATCGCGACGGTGAACAAAGCGCCGACGATGGTGGTGATGGCCACGACGCGGAAGTGCACCGACCGGCGCCAGAATCTGGCCAACCGGCCGATGGGTGCGCTGATCAGCCGCCCGAGGGATCCCATGGGCCCAGCGGCAGGCTCAGGCGGGGGCGCCGGCCTTGTAGCCGACTCCCCGCACGGTCAGCACGATCTCGGGATGCTCCGGATCGCGCTCGATCTTGGCCCGCAGCCGTTGCACGTGCACGTTGACCAAGCGGGTGTCCCCGGCATGGCGGTAACCCCAGACCTTCTGCAACAACTCCTCGCGACTGAACACCTTCCACGGCTTGCGCGCGAGGGTCACGACCAGGTCGAACTCCAGGGGCGTCAGGGCGATCGCCTCCTCACCGCGGTGCACCGAGTGACCGGTGATGTCGATCGCCAGGTTGCCGATGCGCAACGTGTCGTCGACCCCTTCACGCTCGTCCGTGCGACGCAACCGGGCGTGCACGCGAGCAATGAGTTCCTGCGGTTTGAACGGTTTGGTGATGTAGTCATCGGCTCCGGCGTCGAGGCCGGCAACCACGTCCACGGTGTCCGTGCGGGCGGTCAGCATGACGATCGGCACCCCGGATTCGGCCCGCAACTGCTGGCAGACCTGCACCCCGTCCAGGCCGGGCAACATCACATCCAGAAGGACGACGTCGGGTTTGAAAGCCCGGAACGCCTCGAGCGCACCACTGCCGTCGGGGCAGTGCCCCACGTCCCAGCCCTCACCGCGCAGCACGATGCCCAGCATCTCGGCCAGCGACGGATCGTCATCGACCACCAGTACCCGTGCATTCATATCGGCTCAAGTGTCACATACGAAGGTGGGGTACGCCGATCGGCCAGCGATCGGCGTACCCCACGTGTTGAACAGGGTCACCGCCCTTTTGGAGCCGACTCCTCGAACCTCGGCATCCGGCCGCCGACTCCGCTGCGCTCCGCCGACAACCTCCGCCTCGCTCTTCGTCGTCGACTCAGGAATACCCATTGGAGCCGACTCCTCGAACCTCGGCATCCGGCCGCCGACTCCGCTGCGCTCCGCCGACAACCTCCGCCTCGCTCTTCGTCGTCGACTCAGGAATACCCATTGGAGCCGACTCCTCGAACCTCGGCATCCGGCCGCCGGCTCCGCTGCGCTCCGCCGACAACCTCCGCCTCGCTCTTCGTCGTCGACTCAGTACCGGTAGTGCTCCGGCTTGTACGGGCCCGCCACGTCCACGCCCAGGTACTCGGCCTGGGCCTTGGTCAGTTCGGTCAGGTTGACCCCGAGCGCACCCAGGTGCAGCCGGGCGACCTTCTCGTCCAGGTGCTTGGGCAGCACGTACACCTGCTTGTCGTAGTCACCGTTCTTGGTGAACAACTCGATCTGCGCGATGGTCTGGTTGGAGAAGCTGTTGGACATCACGAAGCTGGGGTGACCGGTGGCGTTGCCCAGGTTCATCAGCCGGCCCTCGGACAGCACGATGATGCTGTTGCCGTTCTCGAAGGTCCACTCGTGCACCTGCGGCTTGATCTCGGTCTTGGTGACACCCGGAACCTTCGCCAGACCGGCCATGTCGATCTCGTTGTCGAAATGGCCGATGTTGGAAACGATCGCCTTGTTCTTCATCTGCGTCATGTGCTCGGCGCGGATCACGTCGTAGCACCCGGTGGTGGTGACGTAGATGTCGGCGATGGGCAGGACGTCCTCCAGGCGCGCGACCTGGAAACCTTCCATGGCGGCCTGCAGGGCGCAGATCGGGTCGACCTCGGTGACGATGACGCGGGCGCCCTGACCGGCGAGGGACTGCGCGCAGCCCTTGCCGACGTCGCCGTAGCCGCACACCACGGCGACCTTGCCGCCGATCAGCACGTCGGTTGCCCGGTTCAGACCGTCGATCAGGCTGTGCCGGCAGCCGTACTTGTTGTCGAACTTGGACTTGGTGACCGAGTCGTTGACGTTGATCGCCGGGAAGAGCAGGTCACCGGTCTTGGCCAGTTCATACAGCCGGTGGACGCCGGTCGTGGTCTCCTCGGTGACACCGCGGATGCCCTCGGCGACCGTGGTCCACTTCTTCGGGTCCTGCGCGATCGTGCGGCGGACCAGTTCCTTGAAGACACCGAACTCCTCGGAGTCCTCCTCGGTGGTGGCCGGCACAGCTCCGGCGATCTCCCAGTCGCGGCCCTTGTGGACCAGCATCGTGGCGTCACCGCCGTCGTCCAGGATCATGTTCGGGCCCTGCTCGCCGGGCCAGGTCAGGATCTGCTCGGTGCAGTCCCAGTACTCCGGCAGGGTCTCGCCCTTCCAGGCGAAGACCGGGACACCCTGCGGGTCCTCGGGAGTCCCGTTCGGGCCGACGACGACGGCGGCCGCCGCCTCGTCCTGAGTGGAGAAGATGTTGCACGAGGCCCAGCGGACCTGCGCGCCGAGCGCCACGAGCGTCTCGATCAGAACGGCGGTCTGCACGGTCATGTGCAGCGAGCCGGCGATGCGGGCGCCCCGCAGCGGCTGCGCCGCGGCGTACTCCTCGCGCAGCGCCATCAGCCCGGGCATCTCGTGCTCGGCGAGGCGGATCTGGTGTCGGCCGGCTTCGGCGAGGGACAGGTCAGCGACTTTGAAGTCGAAAGAAGGCATGGGTAACTCCTGGTGATGGTTCGGTGGACTACCCGGCGCTGCCCTTCTGGGCTTCGCTACTGCGGCGGTCATCACCCGCGCCGGCGCACCGATTCTAGCGAGATCTCCGGCGGGCATCGTCAGCACGACCACCCCTCGGCCGAACCGAGCAGATATTTTCCAACAAACTCTTGTGACCTGGGTCACACAAGGGCCATTATCTGCCTAACCTACGATGACGTAGGTGTAGGTACAAGCACGAGTGACCACCGGGAGATCGCATGCACCACGTTCTTCGAAGGACCGCCACCGGCCTGGGCGGTGGGGCCCTGGCCGTTTCGGCCTTCGCCTTGGCGCCAAACGCTGCCCACGCCGCCCAACCGCTGGCCGCGGAGGCCACTGCCGCCTCGTCGACTGCGGTCGCCGCGACGACGACAGCACTGAAGTACGACTGCTACACCACCAAGGCCGGGATCAAGATCGGCCTGGGCACCTGGCCCGCGTCCGTGACCGTGACGGCACCGCTGACGGCCACCGTCGGTTCCGTCGTGACCGCACCGTCGGTCGGCGCAGCGATCACGGTCCCCTCAGGCACCACGTCAACGCTCCGGCTGCTCGGGATCAGTTCCCTGACCGGAAGCGCAACGGTGTGGTACTCGGCGACGGGTGCGGTCAAGAGCCCCGGAAACCGGACCACCACGGTCACCGTTCCGACGGTGAAGGTCCCCTCCTCCGGCTCGTTCCCGGTCAGCCTGAGCGGCGGACCGATCAGCGAAACGGCGGCGTCCTCGCCGGGCACTGCCACGTTCAACATCGGTGCGTTGGTCAGCACGCTGAAGACCAACACCGGCAAGAGCCTGCCGATCGTCTGCACGCCGTCCGCGGGTCAATCGCTGGTGGTTCTCAACGT
The window above is part of the Branchiibius hedensis genome. Proteins encoded here:
- the mtrA gene encoding MtrAB system response regulator MtrA, whose protein sequence is MNARVLVVDDDPSLAEMLGIVLRGEGWDVGHCPDGSGALEAFRAFKPDVVLLDVMLPGLDGVQVCQQLRAESGVPIVMLTARTDTVDVVAGLDAGADDYITKPFKPQELIARVHARLRRTDEREGVDDTLRIGNLAIDITGHSVHRGEEAIALTPLEFDLVVTLARKPWKVFSREELLQKVWGYRHAGDTRLVNVHVQRLRAKIERDPEHPEIVLTVRGVGYKAGAPA
- the ahcY gene encoding adenosylhomocysteinase; amino-acid sequence: MPSFDFKVADLSLAEAGRHQIRLAEHEMPGLMALREEYAAAQPLRGARIAGSLHMTVQTAVLIETLVALGAQVRWASCNIFSTQDEAAAAVVVGPNGTPEDPQGVPVFAWKGETLPEYWDCTEQILTWPGEQGPNMILDDGGDATMLVHKGRDWEIAGAVPATTEEDSEEFGVFKELVRRTIAQDPKKWTTVAEGIRGVTEETTTGVHRLYELAKTGDLLFPAINVNDSVTKSKFDNKYGCRHSLIDGLNRATDVLIGGKVAVVCGYGDVGKGCAQSLAGQGARVIVTEVDPICALQAAMEGFQVARLEDVLPIADIYVTTTGCYDVIRAEHMTQMKNKAIVSNIGHFDNEIDMAGLAKVPGVTKTEIKPQVHEWTFENGNSIIVLSEGRLMNLGNATGHPSFVMSNSFSNQTIAQIELFTKNGDYDKQVYVLPKHLDEKVARLHLGALGVNLTELTKAQAEYLGVDVAGPYKPEHYRY
- a CDS encoding DUF6801 domain-containing protein, giving the protein MHHVLRRTATGLGGGALAVSAFALAPNAAHAAQPLAAEATAASSTAVAATTTALKYDCYTTKAGIKIGLGTWPASVTVTAPLTATVGSVVTAPSVGAAITVPSGTTSTLRLLGISSLTGSATVWYSATGAVKSPGNRTTTVTVPTVKVPSSGSFPVSLSGGPISETAASSPGTATFNIGALVSTLKTNTGKSLPIVCTPSAGQSLVVLNVAIK